A genome region from Myroides fluvii includes the following:
- the priA gene encoding replication restart helicase PriA encodes MHYFVEVIVPLALDPTFTYRINEVEFDFIQVGMRVAVPFGRNKVYTALVVEKHHRQPATYEAKDIHEIIDIEPVVTTEQIKFWTWLAEYYMCTLGDVYKGAMPSQLLLESETIIQWNDKTDIKSEELDDAEYLLYEAMQIQSILKLDEVIAILNRKKVFPVINSLLTKGAIFLQEEMVEKYKPKQIRYVRLAEEYVQEDGLTKLMELVNRATKQRELILKYFQLQATQKKGISIKQLIEEGESSQAIVNALLEKGIFESYYLNHDRVVFNDATSEGIQLTDEQSKALWEIEQQFKEKEVVLLHGVTASGKTEVYIKLIEKFLAQEGQVLFLLPEVGISAQLVQRLTAYFGNQVAVYHSRYSHNERLEVWNQVFLQSEKAKVVIGTRLSVFLPFQDLRLVVIDEEHDANYKQHDPAPRYHGRDAAVVLAMQHKAKVLMGSATPSLESYYNAEQKKYGLVELTKRYTNVLLPEIVLVDSKDKYKRKQMTGHFSDQLIDEINQALSLEEQVILFQNRRGFSPVVECMTCGAVPECPHCDVSLTYHKYRNELRCHYCGYTLPMPKQCGRCHSVDLNTKGFGTEQVEEELRELFPNKRIARMDQDTTRGKYAYEKLIEAFENKQIDILVGTQMLAKGFDFDNVNLVGIMNADNSLYHPDFRAHERAFQMMTQIAGRSGRFDKKGKVIIQTFNPYHNIIQQVTNYDYKSMYKEQMYERHNFQYPPFYRLIRLTLKHRDFEKLKESSFWLYNNLKGQLGIPVLGPEEPGINRIRNQYIRVILIKIPQQVMLNQTKGQVRRILKSFESIGAYRSVHVVANVDFY; translated from the coding sequence ATGCATTATTTTGTTGAGGTCATTGTGCCTTTAGCTTTAGATCCCACATTTACGTACCGAATCAACGAAGTCGAATTTGATTTTATTCAAGTTGGCATGCGGGTAGCTGTGCCTTTTGGACGCAATAAAGTGTACACGGCTTTAGTGGTGGAAAAACACCACCGACAACCTGCGACATACGAGGCGAAAGATATTCATGAAATTATCGATATAGAACCTGTCGTTACAACCGAACAAATTAAGTTTTGGACGTGGTTAGCAGAATACTATATGTGTACCCTTGGCGATGTTTACAAAGGAGCGATGCCATCACAATTGCTATTGGAGAGCGAGACCATTATTCAATGGAATGACAAGACAGATATAAAATCGGAAGAGCTAGACGATGCAGAATACTTATTGTATGAAGCCATGCAAATTCAATCGATTTTAAAACTCGACGAGGTGATTGCGATTCTCAATCGCAAGAAAGTTTTCCCAGTGATCAATAGTTTATTGACCAAAGGTGCTATTTTTCTGCAAGAGGAAATGGTCGAAAAGTACAAGCCCAAGCAAATTCGCTATGTGCGTTTAGCTGAAGAGTATGTACAAGAAGACGGCTTGACCAAGTTGATGGAATTAGTCAATCGAGCAACAAAACAGCGCGAATTAATCCTAAAGTATTTCCAGTTACAAGCCACACAAAAGAAAGGAATCAGCATTAAGCAACTGATTGAAGAAGGAGAAAGTAGTCAAGCCATAGTCAATGCCTTACTAGAAAAGGGCATTTTCGAATCTTATTACCTCAATCACGATCGCGTGGTGTTTAACGATGCAACTTCAGAGGGGATTCAATTGACAGATGAGCAAAGTAAAGCCCTTTGGGAAATTGAACAACAATTCAAAGAAAAAGAAGTCGTCTTGTTACACGGGGTTACGGCCTCAGGAAAGACAGAAGTTTATATTAAACTCATTGAGAAATTCTTAGCCCAAGAAGGACAGGTGTTATTTCTCTTGCCTGAAGTGGGAATAAGTGCGCAATTAGTACAGCGCTTAACGGCCTATTTTGGCAATCAAGTGGCGGTGTATCACTCGCGTTACTCTCATAATGAGCGATTGGAAGTTTGGAATCAAGTCTTTTTGCAATCAGAAAAGGCCAAAGTAGTAATCGGAACGCGTTTATCTGTTTTCTTGCCGTTTCAAGATTTGCGCCTCGTAGTGATTGATGAAGAACACGATGCCAATTACAAACAACATGATCCAGCCCCTCGTTATCACGGGCGGGATGCCGCTGTGGTATTGGCGATGCAGCACAAAGCGAAGGTGTTAATGGGATCAGCTACACCGAGTTTGGAAAGCTATTACAATGCAGAACAAAAAAAATATGGATTAGTTGAACTAACCAAGCGTTATACGAATGTATTACTACCCGAGATTGTCTTGGTCGATAGTAAAGATAAATACAAACGCAAACAGATGACAGGGCATTTCTCAGATCAATTGATTGACGAGATCAATCAAGCGTTGTCTTTAGAAGAACAAGTGATTCTCTTTCAAAATAGAAGGGGATTCTCTCCTGTGGTGGAGTGTATGACGTGTGGTGCGGTTCCTGAATGTCCGCATTGTGATGTGAGTTTGACGTATCACAAATACAGAAATGAATTGCGTTGCCATTATTGTGGCTATACCTTGCCGATGCCCAAACAATGTGGGCGTTGTCACAGTGTAGATTTGAATACGAAAGGTTTCGGAACCGAACAAGTAGAAGAAGAGTTAAGAGAATTATTTCCCAATAAGCGCATTGCCCGAATGGATCAAGATACCACAAGGGGAAAGTACGCCTATGAAAAGCTCATCGAAGCCTTTGAAAACAAACAAATCGATATCTTGGTGGGAACGCAAATGCTAGCCAAGGGGTTTGATTTTGACAATGTAAACTTAGTGGGGATTATGAATGCCGATAATAGTTTGTATCATCCTGATTTTAGAGCCCATGAACGCGCCTTTCAAATGATGACGCAAATTGCAGGACGTTCGGGTCGATTTGACAAAAAGGGAAAGGTAATCATTCAGACATTTAATCCCTATCACAATATCATTCAACAAGTAACCAATTACGATTATAAATCCATGTACAAAGAGCAGATGTATGAACGTCACAACTTTCAGTATCCGCCTTTTTACCGCTTGATTCGATTAACCTTAAAGCACCGCGACTTTGAAAAGCTCAAGGAATCGTCTTTTTGGTTGTACAACAACCTCAAAGGACAATTGGGTATTCCAGTGTTAGGACCAGAAGAACCTGGGATTAACCGCATTCGAAATCAGTATATTCGCGTGATTTTAATCAAGATTCCACAGCAAGTGATGTTGAACCAAACCAAAGGACAAGTAAGACGCATCTTAAAGAGTTTTGAGTCTATTGGAGCGTATCGTTCGGTTCACGTAGTGGCTAATGTTGATTTTTATTGA
- a CDS encoding BspA family leucine-rich repeat surface protein: MRQHIWFRFMLLGVLFFLAGLSSHAQRPFITTWNTHKLSLHLEGEYTYTWESIQYPTIKGEGRGKDRLELNFPKRGPYRLSLTPVGDKPLHRFYNPDITVSLYEREREEYPNPFDELLSVVQWGDVPWSSMQNAFAGASRMVIVAQDVPDLSRVTNMSGMFLCAHYLDFPINHWDVSQVTDMSYLFFQARKFNHPLDQWEVSQVTKMESMFDQAESFNQPLNNWNVSNVKDMSYLFRGASAFNQPLKKWKVHQVTKMESMFDQAESFNQPLNNWNVSNVKDMSYLFRGASAFNQPLNKWNVHQVTNMAGMFHGAHQFNQRLDQWEVSSIVFFAHLFDNTKLNLQQMQQTIAAWEKQKQPNYKKPFVTLWDLPTPYGNRNNFELSLQGKYFYRLENTTDSSLIYYGIGQNDLSLLVPEGQYRLTLTPTERNPLHAIEYMYGASKNIYLREKHLIEIQQWGDIEWSTMENAFSGAEEVIVTASDLPNLQQVKSMSFMFAHAKKLNQPLNQWDVSQVTNFSGMFYQAETFNQPLDQWNMSQATNLSQMFDHASTFNQSLQTWNVSQVTNMWCMFNHALAFNQPLDTWDVSQVTNMGGLFSNTSFNQPLFNWDVSQVTTMGSMFSNTPFNQPLHTWNISQVWSMAYMFAETPFNQPLEQWDMSQVKSLEGMFIGTQQFNQPLNNWDVSQVTNMSKMFAGAQVFNQPLNEWNVSRVTNMNRMFTLAISFNQPLNRWDVSQVLSMVEMFAESQAFNQPLDQWDVSQVIFMQEMFARTQTFNQPINHWTITPNTVITKIIDQAQSFKQPLNPEKWKGMHLVYYDPIFINPNP, translated from the coding sequence ATGAGGCAACACATTTGGTTCCGTTTTATGCTTTTAGGCGTTCTCTTTTTTCTTGCTGGTTTGAGCAGTCATGCACAACGACCTTTTATTACTACTTGGAACACCCATAAACTTAGTCTTCATTTGGAAGGAGAATACACCTATACTTGGGAAAGCATTCAATATCCAACGATAAAAGGAGAAGGAAGGGGAAAAGATAGGCTCGAATTAAATTTTCCTAAACGCGGACCTTATCGCCTTAGTTTAACTCCCGTTGGCGACAAACCGTTGCATCGGTTTTACAATCCCGATATCACCGTTTCTCTTTATGAACGTGAACGAGAAGAATATCCCAATCCCTTTGATGAACTTTTATCTGTTGTTCAATGGGGTGATGTACCGTGGAGCAGCATGCAAAATGCTTTTGCGGGTGCAAGCAGAATGGTTATTGTTGCTCAAGATGTCCCTGACCTCAGTAGAGTCACCAATATGTCGGGCATGTTTTTATGTGCACATTACTTAGATTTCCCCATTAATCATTGGGATGTAAGCCAGGTAACAGATATGAGTTATCTCTTTTTTCAGGCTAGAAAATTCAACCACCCCTTAGATCAATGGGAGGTTAGTCAAGTGACTAAAATGGAATCCATGTTTGATCAAGCAGAAAGCTTTAACCAACCGTTAAACAACTGGAATGTCAGTAATGTAAAGGACATGAGCTATCTATTTAGAGGAGCTTCTGCATTCAACCAACCGCTAAAAAAATGGAAGGTTCATCAAGTAACCAAAATGGAATCCATGTTTGATCAAGCAGAAAGCTTTAACCAACCGTTAAACAATTGGAATGTCAGTAATGTAAAGGACATGAGTTATCTATTTAGAGGGGCTTCTGCATTCAACCAACCCTTAAACAAATGGAACGTTCATCAAGTAACCAACATGGCTGGCATGTTTCATGGCGCTCATCAATTTAATCAACGCTTGGATCAATGGGAAGTTTCTTCTATTGTTTTCTTTGCTCACCTATTCGACAACACCAAATTGAATCTCCAACAAATGCAACAAACAATTGCAGCATGGGAGAAACAAAAACAACCCAATTACAAAAAACCTTTTGTAACACTTTGGGATTTGCCAACCCCTTACGGTAACAGAAACAATTTTGAACTCAGCCTGCAAGGTAAATATTTCTATAGGTTAGAAAACACAACAGATTCCTCTTTAATTTATTATGGTATCGGACAAAACGATCTTAGTCTGCTTGTACCAGAAGGTCAATATCGCTTAACCTTAACCCCTACCGAACGAAACCCTTTACATGCAATAGAGTATATGTATGGAGCTTCAAAAAATATTTATTTAAGAGAAAAACACTTAATCGAAATACAACAATGGGGAGATATTGAATGGAGCACAATGGAAAATGCGTTTAGTGGAGCGGAAGAAGTGATAGTAACCGCTTCAGACCTTCCCAATCTACAACAAGTAAAAAGTATGAGTTTTATGTTTGCCCATGCGAAAAAATTAAATCAACCCCTTAATCAGTGGGATGTGAGTCAGGTCACTAATTTCTCTGGCATGTTTTACCAAGCAGAAACATTCAACCAACCATTAGATCAATGGAACATGAGTCAAGCAACGAATCTTTCCCAAATGTTTGATCACGCATCCACATTCAACCAATCTTTACAAACTTGGAATGTCAGTCAAGTAACGAATATGTGGTGTATGTTTAATCATGCATTAGCTTTCAATCAACCTTTGGATACCTGGGATGTGAGTCAAGTTACGAACATGGGAGGGCTATTTTCAAATACTTCATTTAACCAACCTTTATTCAACTGGGATGTTAGTCAAGTTACTACCATGGGAAGTATGTTTTCAAATACCCCATTCAATCAGCCTTTACATACTTGGAATATTAGTCAAGTTTGGAGCATGGCATATATGTTTGCTGAAACTCCATTCAATCAACCTTTAGAACAATGGGATATGAGTCAGGTTAAATCCCTAGAAGGAATGTTTATAGGTACTCAGCAATTTAATCAACCTTTAAACAATTGGGATGTGAGTCAAGTTACCAATATGAGTAAAATGTTTGCAGGAGCACAAGTCTTCAATCAACCTTTAAATGAATGGAACGTGAGTCGAGTCACTAATATGAATCGAATGTTTACGTTAGCCATCTCTTTTAACCAACCGTTAAACCGATGGGATGTGAGTCAAGTCCTTTCTATGGTAGAAATGTTTGCAGAATCACAAGCCTTTAATCAACCTTTAGATCAATGGGACGTGAGTCAAGTTATTTTCATGCAAGAAATGTTTGCAAGAACCCAAACCTTTAATCAACCTATTAATCATTGGACTATTACTCCTAATACAGTAATTACGAAAATTATCGATCAAGCCCAATCATTTAAACAGCCCTTGAACCCTGAAAAATGGAAAGGAATGCACCTGGTATACTATGACCCGATTTTCATTAACCCTAACCCCTAA
- a CDS encoding DMP19 family protein gives MSQPKIVVSQEAAQSQDNYDIIYSNITFINLIREEAEEEDPEEDRVDEMIPQDAFLSYYVDYYLSQYENGNFSQFVYNIGADLELIDWIIEGLEKIESVEHLALLKKRLEVLENMDEVVLEAFIESDYFGTNPTRDLLNDDTFFNIEEDLIDLNANWLKQHPELLVLSIDEMYDYAEQLLGKKVERE, from the coding sequence ATGAGTCAACCGAAAATTGTCGTATCACAAGAGGCTGCGCAAAGTCAAGATAATTACGATATCATCTATTCTAACATCACCTTTATTAATCTAATCCGCGAAGAAGCAGAGGAAGAGGATCCAGAAGAAGACCGCGTAGATGAAATGATTCCACAGGATGCTTTTTTAAGTTATTATGTTGATTATTATTTATCTCAATATGAAAACGGAAACTTCTCTCAATTTGTGTACAATATAGGTGCTGATTTAGAATTGATCGATTGGATTATTGAAGGATTAGAGAAAATAGAATCTGTAGAACATTTGGCTTTATTGAAAAAGCGCTTGGAGGTGTTAGAAAATATGGATGAGGTGGTTTTAGAAGCTTTTATTGAGAGCGACTATTTTGGAACCAATCCAACCCGTGATCTTTTAAATGACGATACTTTTTTCAATATTGAAGAGGACTTAATTGATTTGAATGCGAATTGGTTGAAACAGCATCCAGAACTTTTAGTATTATCGATCGATGAGATGTACGATTATGCTGAGCAGTTATTGGGAAAAAAAGTAGAGAGAGAATAA
- the rpsF gene encoding 30S ribosomal protein S6 has product MNQYETVFILNPVLSETQVKETVQKFEEFLTSRGAEMVAKEDWGLKKLAYEIQHKKSGFYHLFEYKVAGDIIINLETEFRRDERVMRFLTVALDKHAISWAERRREKLKSKKA; this is encoded by the coding sequence ATGAATCAATACGAAACTGTTTTCATCTTGAATCCCGTTTTATCTGAAACTCAGGTAAAGGAAACAGTACAGAAATTCGAAGAATTTCTTACTTCAAGAGGAGCTGAAATGGTAGCTAAAGAGGATTGGGGCTTAAAAAAATTAGCTTACGAAATCCAACACAAGAAAAGTGGTTTTTATCACTTGTTTGAGTACAAAGTTGCTGGAGATATTATCATCAACCTTGAAACAGAATTCAGACGTGACGAAAGAGTTATGCGTTTCTTAACTGTTGCTTTAGATAAACACGCGATATCTTGGGCTGAGAGAAGAAGAGAAAAATTAAAATCTAAAAAAGCTTAA
- the rpsR gene encoding 30S ribosomal protein S18 — MSTIEQSAKGKKDGDIRYLTPLNIETNKTKKYCRFKKSGIKYIDYKDADFLLKFVNEQGKILPRRLTGTSLKYQRKVSVAVKRARHLALMPYVADLLK; from the coding sequence ATGTCAACTATTGAGCAATCTGCAAAAGGGAAAAAAGACGGAGATATCAGATATCTAACGCCTTTAAACATAGAAACAAACAAAACTAAAAAGTATTGTCGTTTCAAAAAATCAGGAATCAAATACATCGATTATAAAGATGCTGATTTCTTATTAAAATTCGTTAACGAGCAAGGTAAAATTTTACCTCGTCGTTTAACTGGAACTTCTTTGAAATACCAAAGAAAAGTTTCTGTAGCGGTAAAAAGAGCTCGTCACTTAGCTTTAATGCCATACGTAGCGGATTTATTAAAATAA
- the rplI gene encoding 50S ribosomal protein L9, translating into MEIILKQDVQKLGFKDDVVTVKPGYGRNYLIPQGLAVLATPSAKKVLAENLKQRAHKEAKLIADAKVVADALKAIEIKIVVKAGGEKLFGSVTNQDLAEVFAKNGQVIDRKFIASGVIKRLGKYNATVRLHRDVIVEVDYEVIAEQE; encoded by the coding sequence ATGGAAATTATCTTAAAACAAGACGTTCAAAAATTAGGATTTAAAGATGACGTAGTAACTGTTAAACCAGGATACGGACGTAACTATTTAATTCCTCAAGGACTTGCAGTTTTAGCTACTCCTTCTGCGAAGAAAGTTTTAGCTGAAAACTTAAAGCAAAGAGCGCACAAAGAAGCTAAATTAATCGCTGACGCTAAAGTTGTAGCTGATGCATTAAAAGCAATTGAAATCAAAATCGTTGTTAAAGCTGGTGGAGAGAAATTGTTTGGTTCAGTAACGAACCAAGATTTAGCTGAAGTATTTGCTAAAAACGGACAAGTAATCGATAGAAAATTTATCGCTTCAGGTGTTATCAAACGTTTAGGTAAATACAATGCAACAGTACGTTTACACCGTGACGTAATTGTTGAGGTTGATTACGAAGTAATCGCTGAGCAAGAGTAA
- a CDS encoding helix-turn-helix transcriptional regulator: MDIKKRFDRIISIFIHLQSKPIVTAQELADRFEVSLRTIYRDIRSLEQAGVPLYSEAGVGYAVVDGYKIPPTLFTREEALSFVAAEKIMQVYVDQELSDHFTSALFKMKAVLRSSQKAEVSGISPAVVMRTDKSVFNKKVPSALSTLFKSISLKQQVRIAYIGGADTEAVIRIVEPVGVFHENSFWYFMAYCHLRQSYRQFRSDRIQSIELLEELFTLEHGDLELYLPSRNVERNLEVRIIVSRQMATYLVWERKYYGFMEEIDRGDQVEMHFKMKDFDNGFPRWFLMFADHAEIIEPVELHEKVVRLLEQSLRKHKK, from the coding sequence ATGGACATTAAAAAAAGATTTGATCGCATCATCAGTATATTCATTCATCTGCAATCCAAACCTATTGTAACGGCTCAGGAATTAGCGGATCGATTTGAGGTGAGCTTGCGTACCATTTACCGCGATATACGGTCCTTAGAACAAGCGGGTGTTCCGCTTTATAGTGAAGCAGGAGTTGGCTATGCGGTTGTGGATGGATATAAGATTCCACCAACTCTATTTACTCGGGAAGAGGCTTTGAGCTTTGTTGCTGCGGAAAAAATCATGCAGGTTTATGTAGATCAAGAACTCAGTGATCACTTTACTTCCGCTTTATTTAAGATGAAAGCCGTGTTGCGTTCGTCTCAAAAAGCTGAGGTGTCAGGTATTTCTCCCGCTGTGGTAATGCGTACGGATAAAAGCGTTTTTAATAAAAAAGTACCCTCTGCCTTATCGACCTTGTTTAAGAGTATATCGCTCAAACAACAAGTGCGTATCGCGTATATTGGGGGAGCTGATACAGAAGCTGTAATTCGAATTGTAGAGCCTGTTGGGGTGTTTCACGAAAATAGTTTTTGGTATTTTATGGCGTATTGTCATTTGCGTCAATCCTATCGTCAGTTTCGATCGGATCGCATTCAGTCTATTGAATTGCTTGAGGAGCTATTCACTTTAGAACATGGAGATTTGGAGCTGTATTTGCCTAGTCGCAATGTAGAACGCAATTTAGAAGTGCGTATTATAGTATCCAGGCAAATGGCAACTTATCTGGTGTGGGAACGTAAATATTATGGATTTATGGAAGAAATTGATCGAGGAGATCAAGTGGAGATGCACTTCAAAATGAAAGATTTCGACAATGGGTTTCCCCGTTGGTTTTTAATGTTTGCCGATCATGCCGAGATTATTGAACCAGTAGAATTACACGAAAAAGTAGTACGATTATTAGAGCAGAGTTTGCGGAAACACAAAAAATAA
- a CDS encoding DinB family protein, translated as MKTETISKAQLLQYWQGQRSLTRRVIDAFPESDLFNFTIGGMRPFSTMCAELLAIPVPSLLSFTTGKIEAFDEIPKFTTKEEILKQWDEDTMQINTLFNQLSDAQFQQNFVLFGQYDLKIHQHLFYFIDNEIHHRGQAYVYLRALGIEPPYFWETF; from the coding sequence ATGAAAACAGAAACTATTTCTAAAGCACAACTTTTACAGTACTGGCAGGGACAAAGAAGTTTAACAAGACGCGTGATTGACGCTTTTCCTGAAAGTGATTTATTCAACTTTACAATCGGAGGCATGCGCCCTTTTTCAACGATGTGTGCAGAACTACTTGCCATTCCCGTACCCTCCTTACTTTCCTTTACAACAGGGAAGATTGAGGCGTTTGATGAAATACCTAAATTCACAACAAAAGAAGAGATTCTAAAGCAATGGGATGAAGATACGATGCAAATCAACACCTTATTCAATCAGCTCTCTGACGCCCAATTTCAACAGAATTTCGTTTTATTTGGTCAATACGATTTAAAAATCCATCAACATCTCTTCTATTTTATCGACAATGAGATTCACCACAGAGGGCAAGCTTATGTATATTTACGCGCTTTGGGAATTGAACCGCCTTATTTCTGGGAAACCTTCTAA
- a CDS encoding DUF6495 family protein has product MKYSRLTKEQFEELHPEFVNFLAAQQIDKNEWDKLKEEKPEVAEQELDVFSDLIWEGVLTKAQYLEHYSKNHIFLFGFDEQSINTIVIKALQQDIDLLTQEGLQWLSEAVFTAEVEVKHGGRDFGADRNVEIFDIIRQGAILSDGVLYSQFKEMLKL; this is encoded by the coding sequence ATGAAGTATTCTCGTCTGACAAAAGAACAATTTGAGGAGTTACATCCGGAATTTGTAAATTTTTTAGCTGCACAGCAAATCGATAAAAATGAATGGGACAAGTTAAAAGAAGAAAAGCCAGAAGTTGCTGAACAAGAATTAGATGTGTTTTCGGATTTGATCTGGGAAGGTGTTTTGACTAAGGCACAATATTTGGAGCACTATTCCAAAAATCATATTTTCTTATTTGGGTTTGATGAGCAATCCATCAATACAATTGTGATTAAAGCCCTACAACAAGATATAGATCTCTTGACGCAAGAAGGGTTACAGTGGCTTTCTGAAGCTGTGTTTACAGCCGAAGTGGAGGTAAAGCACGGAGGAAGAGATTTTGGTGCGGATCGCAATGTTGAGATTTTTGACATTATTCGCCAAGGAGCAATCTTGAGTGATGGCGTATTGTACAGTCAATTTAAAGAGATGTTGAAGCTGTAA
- the ligA gene encoding NAD-dependent DNA ligase LigA, giving the protein MEVKSKIEALRKELNEHNYNYYVLDNATISDFEFDQKLKELEALEQKHPEFFDADSPTQRVGGTITKNFETIVHRNRMYSLDNSYSQEDLLDWEKRIQKALGDVPMEYTCELKYDGASISITYEDGVLVRAITRGDGVQGDDVTNNIKTIRSVPIRLKGNDYPQSFDIRGEIVLPFAGFERMNEELIEIGEQPYANPRNTASGSLKLQDSAEVAKRPLECLLYNITGSDLGFETQYEGLEKARQWGFKVPTVSKLAKSMDEVLAFIAYWDIHRHELPYETDGVVVKVNSLHDQEELGFTAKSPRWAIAYKFKAEQGETLLESIVYQVGRTGAITPVANLEPVQLAGTTVRRASLHNADQIAKLDIRVGDYVYVEKGGEIIPKIVGVNTEVRTADSQPTVYIATCPECDTPLKRNKGEAQHYCPNVYGCPPQISGRIQHFISRKAMDIEGLGEETVVLLYKNGLVKDYADLYELKKEDVLPLERMAEKSADNLIKGIEASKAIPFERVLYALGIRFVGETVAKKLAQHYKSIDALAVAPMLEMMMVDEIGERIAQSVIDFFSNDINKQIIDRLKAYGVQMVLEEKESTVVSDLLKGKTIVVSGVFVQVSRDELKQMIEDHGGKNGSSISSKTDYVVAGDKMGPSKLEKANQLGITILTEDDFLAMIK; this is encoded by the coding sequence ATGGAAGTGAAAAGCAAAATTGAAGCCCTTAGAAAAGAATTAAACGAGCATAATTACAATTATTATGTTTTAGATAATGCAACGATTTCCGATTTTGAATTTGATCAAAAATTAAAGGAATTAGAAGCTTTAGAACAAAAACACCCTGAGTTTTTTGATGCCGATTCACCCACACAACGTGTAGGGGGAACAATCACGAAAAATTTTGAAACCATTGTACACCGCAATAGGATGTATTCGTTGGACAATTCCTATTCTCAAGAAGATTTGTTGGATTGGGAAAAGCGCATTCAAAAAGCGTTGGGCGATGTTCCGATGGAGTATACTTGTGAATTGAAATACGATGGAGCATCGATTAGCATTACCTATGAGGATGGGGTTTTAGTACGTGCGATTACGCGTGGAGATGGAGTGCAAGGAGATGATGTGACGAACAACATTAAGACGATAAGATCAGTTCCTATTCGTTTAAAAGGAAATGACTACCCGCAGAGTTTTGATATTCGTGGAGAGATTGTTTTGCCATTTGCTGGATTTGAACGCATGAACGAAGAGTTGATTGAGATTGGTGAGCAACCGTATGCCAATCCGAGAAACACAGCTTCGGGTAGTTTAAAGTTACAAGACAGTGCAGAAGTAGCTAAGCGTCCCTTAGAGTGTTTGTTGTACAACATAACGGGGTCTGACTTAGGTTTTGAAACCCAATACGAAGGATTGGAGAAAGCGCGTCAATGGGGCTTTAAAGTACCGACTGTTTCTAAGTTGGCCAAAAGCATGGACGAAGTCCTGGCGTTTATTGCGTATTGGGATATCCATCGCCATGAATTGCCCTATGAAACAGATGGTGTTGTGGTTAAAGTGAATTCCCTACACGATCAAGAAGAACTGGGATTCACCGCTAAATCACCGCGTTGGGCGATTGCCTATAAATTCAAAGCTGAACAAGGAGAAACTTTGTTGGAATCGATTGTATATCAGGTAGGACGAACAGGAGCCATTACTCCTGTGGCGAATTTGGAACCCGTACAATTGGCGGGAACTACAGTTCGACGTGCCTCTTTACACAATGCCGATCAGATTGCAAAACTAGATATTCGCGTAGGAGATTATGTCTATGTTGAAAAAGGAGGAGAGATTATTCCGAAAATTGTGGGAGTGAATACGGAGGTTCGTACAGCAGATTCCCAACCTACTGTTTATATTGCCACTTGCCCAGAATGTGATACGCCCTTGAAGCGAAACAAAGGAGAAGCACAGCATTATTGTCCAAATGTATATGGATGTCCGCCACAAATTTCAGGTCGAATTCAACACTTTATCTCGCGTAAAGCCATGGATATTGAAGGATTGGGAGAAGAAACAGTGGTGTTGCTGTACAAAAATGGTTTAGTCAAAGATTATGCCGATTTGTATGAATTAAAAAAAGAAGATGTATTGCCTCTAGAGCGCATGGCTGAAAAGTCGGCAGATAACCTAATTAAGGGAATTGAAGCTTCGAAAGCGATTCCTTTTGAACGCGTTTTATATGCATTGGGAATTCGTTTTGTGGGTGAAACTGTAGCGAAGAAATTAGCGCAACATTATAAATCAATTGATGCTTTGGCAGTGGCTCCGATGTTAGAAATGATGATGGTGGATGAAATTGGAGAGCGTATTGCACAAAGTGTGATTGACTTTTTTAGCAATGATATCAACAAGCAAATCATCGATCGATTAAAGGCTTATGGGGTGCAAATGGTATTGGAAGAAAAGGAATCTACGGTAGTTTCAGATCTTTTGAAAGGAAAAACGATTGTGGTTTCTGGAGTGTTTGTGCAGGTGAGTCGAGATGAATTGAAGCAAATGATTGAAGATCACGGCGGAAAAAACGGAAGTTCGATTAGTTCAAAAACGGATTACGTGGTAGCTGGGGATAAGATGGGACCTTCGAAATTGGAAAAAGCCAATCAGTTGGGAATAACGATTTTGACCGAAGATGACTTTTTAGCGATGATTAAATAA